A window from Primulina eburnea isolate SZY01 chromosome 2, ASM2296580v1, whole genome shotgun sequence encodes these proteins:
- the LOC140824462 gene encoding laccase-7-like gives MANHLVLLFACALALLAYSFSSFASAAIVEHSFHVQNLTVNRLCRNQVITAVNGSLPGPTLHVQEGDTLIVYVFNKSPYNLSIHWHGIFQLLSGWADGPEFATQCPIRPGQSYAYRFTITRQVGTLWWHAHVQWLRATVHGALIIRPKSGQSYPFPKPHREVPIILGEWWNANVIDVENQALATGAAPNQSDAYTINGRPGDLYPCSSNHTFKLQVEHGKKYLLQIINAALNNQLFFKIANHNMDVVAVDASYTNPYTTDVVVLAPGQTTDVLLTADQTSGRYYMAASPYASAAGVPFDNTTTTGIIEYKGATPSKPVMLILPAFNDTPTAHKFFTNLTGLVTGPFWSPVPRNIDEHMFITFGLGLSACGAPGNSSCSGPFGQRLAASMNNASFQFPAKLSMLEAFFRNVGGIYTTDFPDNPPLQFDYTNPNNSLNRALVMTTKSTKVKKVKYNATVEIVLQNTALIGIENHPIHLHGFNFFVLAQGFGNFNRTIDSKMFNFFNPQERNTIAVPVGGWAVIRFRANNPGVWLLHCHLDVHLPWGLATAFEVENGPTPSTRLPPPPPDFPRC, from the exons ATGGCGAATCATCTTGTTCTCTTGTTTGCATGCGCTTTGGCTTTGTTGGCTTATTCGTTTTCTTCATTTGCTTCGGCCGCCATCGTCGAACATTCTTTTCAT GTGCAAAATTTAACTGTCAATCGGCTCTGCAGAAACCAAGTGATCACTGCTGTGAATGGCAGTCTTCCGGGGCCAACTCTCCACGTGCAAGAGGGTGACACTCTGATCGTCTACGTTTTCAATAAGTCGCCCTATAACCTATCCATTCATTG GCATGGGATTTTCCAGTTGCTTAGCGGCTGGGCAGATGGACCTGAATTCGCCACCCAATGCCCGATCCGTCCAGGCCAAAGTTACGCCTACCGGTTCACCATCACCCGTCAAGTGGGTACCCTATGGTGGCACGCACACGTTCAATGGCTTCGAGCCACTGTTCATGGTGCCCTGATCATCCGGCCTAAATCAGGTCAATCATATCCATTCCCTAAGCCACACAGGGAAGTCCCAATAATTCTTG GAGAGTGGTGGAATGCTAATGTGATCGACGTGGAGAATCAGGCGCTAGCCACCGGAGCTGCCCCGAATCAGTCTGATGCCTATACTATAAACGGCAGGCCCGGTGATCTGTATCCATGCTCCTCCAACC ACACCTTTAAGTTACAAGTGGAGCATGGAAAAAAATATCTCCTTCAGATAATCAATGCTGCACTCAATAACCAACTATTCTTCAAGATCGCCAATCACAATATGGATGTCGTAGCGGTTGATGCTTCGTACACAAACCCCTATACAACCGATGTGGTCGTGCTAGCACCAGGACAAACCACAGATGTATTATTAACCGCCGATCAGACGTCAGGCCGATACTACATGGCCGCAAGTCCTTACGCTAGTGCGGCTGGGGTTCCCTTCGACAACACCACCACAACCGGTATCATAGAGTACAAAGGAGCGACACCGTCTAAACCTGTCATGCTTATTCTTCCTGCATTTAACGACACCCCCACAGCCCACAAATTTTTCACCAACTTAACTGGGCTGGTTACCGGGCCCTTTTGGAGCCCGGTCCCCCGCAATATAGATGAACATATGTTCATAACATTTGGGTTGGGCCTGTCCGCTTGCGGTGCCCCTGGTAATTCCTCATGCTCGGGCCCATTTGGCCAAAGACTGGCAGCAAGCATGAACAATGCATCTTTCCAATTCCCCGCCAAGTTGTCAATGCTCGAGGCATTTTTCAGAAACGTCGGGGGAATTTACACGACCGATTTTCCTGATAACCCGCCGTTGCAATTCGACTATACTAACCCAAATAACAGCTTAAATCGAGCGCTTGTAATGACTACAAAATCCACCAAGGTCAAGAAAGTGAAATACAACGCAACCGTAGAGATAGTGCTACAAAACACGGCCTTAATCGGGATCGAGAATCACCCCATCCACCTACACGGGTTCAACTTCTTTGTGCTGGCTCAAGGATTTGGGAACTTCAACCGTACAATCGATAGCAAAATGTTCAATTTCTTCAATCCACAAGAGCGAAACACCATCGCGGTTCCAGTTGGAGGATGGGCGGTGATTAGGTTCCGAGCGAATAATCCAGGTGTTTGGTTGTTGCATTGTCATTTGGATGTACACTTGCCTTGGGGCTTAGCGACAGCCTTCGAGGTCGAAAACGGACCGACGCCTTCGACTAGGCTGCCCCCGCCACCACCAGATTTTCCCAGATGCTAA
- the LOC140818009 gene encoding uncharacterized protein, with protein MREKSSNVATNKISCPKTGKGSWFLDKPKVESPIVLPLLDPYREFRQNTSTEHAQIRPLENNRKPFHGSKVCNDDELVRHMSNLPGFLQKVEKEISVQEKALNFGVLDWKQLEKWKFNERVPAKCHHKAFSSSRGYACMTTGPTKMGPYLHPIPYSRFSSPQEYQAAQSGSIDWHQNCHQRVENNYRSCSVTTVNNCPRKDTKQKIAPEKKPLSVELEHKLSLPENEVVNGVFKKSEMSLIGVEFNPRYVHVEPLPHNVLLTPKHLQMKSCSMSSQFTEYGAKGKRISDLSSPQEFGGLSVEFPNSCSLPVDADVHAESSIEPHNMLTSLANEVDMYTGACPELYPVASVPSEGRCKIAHEKITRSTFSVKAPKRSQADTAVQPTMKGRHPSPTRWFSFGFGKMNRSSSFKEMSMVPQLSSTYISIKSGPVKESSSGMNKFNRDKANASNRGRSSPLRRLLHPLIKYKGSQSTKIVQPPNGPLYSMTSGTPKIMEPSQGREPEGVTDQGLLQLTLKNGLPFFKLVVKNSSSDMLAAVVKRLPSNDKNNRCMIYAFYSVHKTRKKSMTWTQGSKNISCGLDYKIVGQMKISSFYVPKLHAKVSSHWAIRECVLYGVDREQEDKQAPELLSDMEIAAVVLKCSCKNLNDGNLNDDQKQYRERGIPQCVLGATFDVGEDENSISTAVILPGGAHGNPSKGAASSLISRWRSGGSCDCGGWDVGCKIRVLTNDDKKGMIGKEPMSGCAIGLVDLFVQGGERKSKPVLNLESFDNGLYSLGLDPSIPFLEAFATCVAFITSQKFSEILDKSSQEKVLEAIVGKNKLKTANTFQGQIPAKYVSCPPSPVGRI; from the exons ATGAGAGAGAAATCTTCCAACGTGGCTACAAACAAGATTTCATGTCCCAAAACAGGAAAAGGGTCATGGTTCCTGGACAAGCCGAAAGTTGAGAGTCCCATTGTTCTGCCATTACTCGATCCATATCGTGAATTTAGACAGAATACAAGTACTGAGCATGCCCAAATCAGACCGTTGGAGAATAACCGAAAGCCGTTCCATGGGAGTAAGGTGTGCAATGATGATGAGCTAGTCAGGCACATGTCAAATTTACCTGGTTTTCTCCAGAAAGTTGAGAAAGAAATAAGTGTTCAAGAAAAGGCATTAAATTTTGGAGTTCTTGATTGGAAGCAATTGGAAAAATGGAAGTTCAACGAACGCGTGCCTGCAAAATGTCACCATAAAGCATTTTCATCCAGCAGAGGTTATGCTTGTATGACAACTGGACCTACTAAAATGGGTCCCTATCTTCATCCCATTCCATATTCTCGTTTTAGTTCACCTCAAGAATATCAAGCTGCCCAGAGTGGCAGTATTGATTGGCATCAAAATTGTCATCAGAGAGTTGAGAACAACTATAGAAGTTGTTCTGTAACAACTGTGAACAACTGCCCAAGGAAGGATACAAAGCAAAAAATTGCACCAGAAAAGAAACCTCTTTCCGTAGAGCTGGAACACAAGTTGTCACTCCCTGAAAATGAGGTGGTCAACGGTGTGTTTAAAAAGAGTGAAATGAGCTTAATTGGAGTGGAATTTAATCCTCGATATGTCCATGTAGAACCTCTGCCGCATAATGTGCTCTTAACGCCTAAACATCTTCAGATGAAGAGTTGCTCGATGAGTTCTCAATTTACAGAATATGGTGCAAAAGGGAAGAGGATCTCCGATTTATCTTCGCCTCAGGAGTTTGGAGGGCTCTCAGTTGAATTTCCAAACTCATGTTCCCTTCCCGTTGATGCAGATGTTCATGCCGAGTCTTCCATAGAGCCACATAACATGTTGACTTCTCTGGCCAATGAAGTAGATATGTACACAGGTGCATGCCCTGAGCTGTATCCTGTTGCCTCGGTACCATCTGAAGGTCGCTGCAAGATTGCACATGAAAAAATTACAAGGTCTACATTTTCAGTTAAAGCTCCAAAGAGATCTCAAGCTGACACTGCAGTGCAGCCCACTATGAAAGGGAGACACCCTTCCCCTACTCGTTGGTTCAGTTTTGGTTTTGGAAAGATGAACAGGAGTTCTAGTTTTAAGGAAATGTCCATGGTTCCACAGTTGAGTTCTACATATATTTCTATAAAATCTGGCCCAGTAAAAGAGAGTTCTTCCGGCATGAACAAATTTAATCGAGACAAAGCAAATGCTAGTAACAGGGGTAGGTCAAGCCCTTTAAGGAGGTTGCTACACCCATTGATAAAGTATAAAGGATCTCAATCTACCAAGATTGTTCAGCCTCCTAATGGACCCTTATATTCGATGACTTCTGGAACCCCGAAAATCATGGAACCATCTCAAGGTAGAGAGCCTGAGGGGGTAACTGATCAGGGTCTTCTGCAGCTCACATTGAAGAACGGGCTTCCTTTCTTTAAACTCGTGGTTAAAAATAGTAGCAGCGACATGCTAGCAGCTGTTGTGAAGCGGCTACCATCAAATGACAAAAACAATCGCTGCATGATATATGCATTCTACTCTGTTCACAAGACGAGGAAAAAGAGCATGACCTGGACTCAGGGATCGAAAAATATAAGCTGTGGCCTTGACTACAAGATTGTAGGCCAGATGaaaatttcaagcttttatgtaCCAAAATTACACGCTAAGGTTTCTAGTCATTGGGCCATTAGAGAATGTGTCTTGTATGGTGTTGATCGAGAGCAGGAGGACAAACAAGCACCTGAACTTTTATCTGACATGGAGATTGCAGCTGTTGTCTTGAAATGCTCTTGTAAAAATCTTAATGATGGAAACTTAAATGATGACCAAAAACAATACCGAGAAAGGGGGATTCCACAGTGTGTATTGGGAGCTACATTTGACGTGGGAGAAGATGAAAACTCTATCAGCACAGCAGTGATCCTTCCTGGCGGTGCCCATGGTAACCCAAGTAAAGGTGCAGCTTCGTCATTAATTAGCCGGTGGAGATCTGGTGGATCATGTGATTGTGGAGGATGGGATGTTGGTTGCAAGATACGGGTTCTTACCAACGATGACAAAAAAGGCATGATTGGTAAAGAGCCAATGTCTGGCTGTGCCATTGGTCTTGTTGATCTTTTTGTCCAG GGTGGTGAAAGAAAGAGCAAGCCTGTTCTCAACTTGGAGTCATTTGACAATGGATTATACTCACTTGGTTTGGATCCATCAATTCCCTTCTTAGAGGCATTTGCGACATGTGTAGCATTTATAACTAGTCAgaaattttctgaaattctagaCAAGAGTAGCCAGGAAAAAGTTCTAGAGGCAATTGTTGGAAAGAATAAGTTGAAAACTGCCAACACATTCCAAGGACAAATCCCCGCAAAATATGTCTCATGCCCCCCTTCACCAGTCGGAaggatttga
- the LOC140818003 gene encoding peptidyl-prolyl cis-trans isomerase PASTICCINO1-like: MAVVDESEQEFKPQKKKIDSEDDKRKKKITPGSLMKALIRPGSGEKHPTDGDQVIYHCTVRTLDGVVVESTRAQIGGNGIPKRQVLGKSKMILGLLEGIPTMLNGEVAMFKVKPELHYDEEDCPVSSADGFPKDAELHFEIELIDCCKVKVITEDLGVIKKVTQEGQGWEQPREPYEIKAWISAKSGDGKLIFSHTEGEPFFFTFGKSEVTKGLEMGIGTMSRGEKAVIYVDKQYITQGPLIPLVEGLAEVHFEVELVHFVQVRDVLGDGRLIKRRIRDGRGEFPMDCPLQDSLLHIHYKGMLPNEEKTVFYDTRVDNNGHPLEFRSGEGLVPEGFEMCTRLMLPGEIALVTCPPDYAYDKFHRPDKVPQGSYIHWEIELLHYEKQKDWTGMNFRQIMDEVEKIKGTGNRLFKEGKYELAKAKYDHVLREFNHVNPQDDDEGKEFSETRNLLNLNVASCYLKMGESRKSLEACNKVLDANPVHVKALYRRGMAYMSAGDFEEARADFNKMMTIDKSSESTVKAALLKLNKEEQEVHVRARRQFKGLFDKKPGMIADAQQISGEMPEIDNRDGLDGDREPLLQANAPPPPRANLWSRLWPTSRRLFTALGLGRCTIL; encoded by the exons ATGGCTGTTGTTGATGAATCAGAGCAAGAATTTAAACCCCAGAAGAAAAAAATAGATTCTGAAGATGACAAAAG GAAGAAAAAGATTACACCTGGAAGTTTGATGAAAGCTTTGATAAGGCCTGGAAGCGGGGAAAAACATCCTACCGATGGTGATCAG GTTATATATCACTGCACAGTTCGGACTTTGGATGGGGTAGTTGTCGAGTCAACCCGTGCACAGATCGGAG GCAACGGTATACCAAAGAGGCAGGTGTTGGGTAAAAGTAAGATGATATTGGGATTGTTAGAAGGCATTCCAACAATGTTGAATGGTGAAGTTGCAATG TTCAAGGTTAAACCTGAGCTGCATTATGACGAGGAGGATTGTCCAGTTTCATCTGCCGATGGCTTTCCGAAGGATGCCGAACTTCATTTTGAGATTGAGCTGATTGATTGCTGTAAAGTCAAG GTTATCACCGAAGATTTAGGTGTCATAAAAAAG GTAACACAGGAAGGACAAGGTTGGGAACAACCTAGAGAGCCCTATGAAAttaaagcttg GATTTCAGCAAAGTCGGGAGatggaaaattgatttttagtCATACTGAAGGAGAACCGTTTTTCTTTACATTTGGAAAATCTGAG GTTACAAAAGGTCTTGAGATGGGAATCGGAACAATGTCAAGGGGAGAAAAAGCAGTAATATATGTCGACAAGCAGTATATCACTCAAGGCCCTCTGATTCCCTTGGTAGAAGGTCTTGCAGAAGTCCACTTTGAGGTCGAGCTGGTACACTTTGTGCAG GTGCGGGATGTGCTTGGAGATGGACGCTTGATAAAACGCCGGATTCGTGATGGAAGAG GTGAATTTCCTATGGATTGCCCACTTCAAGATAGTCTGCTTCACATTCACTACAAGGGAATGCTTCCAAATGAGGAAAAAACTGTTTTCTATGATACAAGAGTTGATAATAATGGGCATCCTTTGGAATTTAGATCAGGAGAAGGGCTT GTACCAGAAGGGTTTGAAATGTGCACCCGCCTGATGTTACCTGGAGAGATAGCTCTTGTGACGTGCCCCCCTGATTATGCTTATGACAAGTTTCATAG GCCAGATAAAGTACCTCAGGGATCCTATATTCATTGGGAGATCGAGCTTCTTCATTACGAGAAGCAGAAG GACTGGACTGGCATGAACTTTAGACAAATAATGGACGAAGTTGAGAAGATTAAAGGCACG GGTAACAGGCTATTCAAAGAAGGCAAATATGAACTTGCTAAGGCAAAATATGATCAT GTGCTTCGAGAGTTTAATCACGTAAAtcctcaagatgatgatgagggGAAAGAATTTTCTGAGACAAGA AATTTGTTGAATCTCAATGTGGCTTCATGCTATCTGAAAATGGGTGAATCCAGGAAGTCACTTGAAGCATGCAATAAG GTGTTGGATGCAAATCCTGTTCACGTCAAAGCTCTTTACCGCCGAGGAATGGCATACATGTCAGCTGGAGATTTTGAAGAAGCTAGAGCTGATTTCAACAAG ATGATGACCATCGATAAATCATCAGAATCAACTGTGAAGGCGGCCCTTCTCAAACTTAACAAAGAGGAGCAG GAGGTTCACGTAAGGGCTCGTAGACAATTCAAGGGATTGTTTGACAAGAAACCTGGCATGATTGCTGATGCACAACAAATTTCTGGCGAAATGCCTGAGATTGATAATCGGGATGGTTTGGATGGTGATAGGGAGCCTCTTCTTCAGGCCAATGCTCCCCCCCCACCCCGTGCGAACTTGTGGTCTAGATTGTGGCCTACCAGCAGAAGGCTTTTTACAGCTCTTGGATTGGGTCGATGCACCATATTGTGA
- the LOC140824463 gene encoding uncharacterized protein isoform X1: MHSSMKLALVLFLACSLLIHGIIAELICEDLPTELCALSIASSGKRCVLETYINEAGIKKYTCKTSEVLAEKLSGYIENDQCVDACGLDRESVGISSDAFLRPGFAASLCSPECYENCPNIVDLYYNLAAGEAGVFLPELCAKQKRSSLRGMHGIFSNGYAAGDAPAPSPF, encoded by the exons ATGCATTCCTCGATGAAGTTGGCATTGGTTCTCTTTTTGGCTTGCTCTCTCTTGATCCATGGGATAATAG CTGAGTTGATCTGCGAGGACTTGCCTACGGAACTGTGTGCCCTGTCGATCGCATCATCGGGGAAGAGATGTGTGCTGGAAACCTACATCAACGAAGCAGGTATCAAGAAGTACACGTGCAAGACATCGGAAGTGTTGGCCGAAAAATTGTCTGGCTACATAGAGAACGATCAGTGCGTAGATGCGTGTGGCCTTGACAGGGAATCCGTCGGGATATCCTCTGACGCCTTCCTGAGGCCGGGATTCGCCGCTAGCCTCTGCTCACCGGAATGTTACGAGAATTGCCCCAACATTGTCGACCTGTATTACAATCTCGCCGCAGGAGAAG CAGGCGTTTTTTTACCGGAGCTATGTGCGAAACAGAAGCGCAGCTCCCTCCGCGGCATGCATGGGATTTTCAGCAACGGTTACGCCGCCGGTGATGCCCCTGCTCCTTCCCCTTTCTAA
- the LOC140824463 gene encoding uncharacterized protein isoform X2 translates to MHSSMKLALVLFLACSLLIHGIIAELICEDLPTELCALSIASSGKRCVLETYINEAGIKKYTCKTSEVLAEKLSGYIENDQCVDACGLDRESVGISSDAFLRPGFAASLCSPECYENCPNIVDLYYNLAAGEGVFLPELCAKQKRSSLRGMHGIFSNGYAAGDAPAPSPF, encoded by the exons ATGCATTCCTCGATGAAGTTGGCATTGGTTCTCTTTTTGGCTTGCTCTCTCTTGATCCATGGGATAATAG CTGAGTTGATCTGCGAGGACTTGCCTACGGAACTGTGTGCCCTGTCGATCGCATCATCGGGGAAGAGATGTGTGCTGGAAACCTACATCAACGAAGCAGGTATCAAGAAGTACACGTGCAAGACATCGGAAGTGTTGGCCGAAAAATTGTCTGGCTACATAGAGAACGATCAGTGCGTAGATGCGTGTGGCCTTGACAGGGAATCCGTCGGGATATCCTCTGACGCCTTCCTGAGGCCGGGATTCGCCGCTAGCCTCTGCTCACCGGAATGTTACGAGAATTGCCCCAACATTGTCGACCTGTATTACAATCTCGCCGCAGGAGAAG GCGTTTTTTTACCGGAGCTATGTGCGAAACAGAAGCGCAGCTCCCTCCGCGGCATGCATGGGATTTTCAGCAACGGTTACGCCGCCGGTGATGCCCCTGCTCCTTCCCCTTTCTAA